The following coding sequences lie in one Arachis hypogaea cultivar Tifrunner chromosome 9, arahy.Tifrunner.gnm2.J5K5, whole genome shotgun sequence genomic window:
- the LOC112710098 gene encoding glyoxylate/hydroxypyruvate reductase HPR3, which produces MAKEEEEEVPAILVLASSFGIDIKSQNPPKYRFLEAFSSNLPLLQFLQQQQTLPPSVRAIICNALKPVTADVIRSLPSLGLIVTASAGTDHIDLTECRRRRIQVVNIGGLFTADVADMAVVLLIDVLFKISAGDRFARNWGLSKPLGFPFGSKLGGKRVGIIGLGRIGGEVAKRLEAFDCIIKYHSRNKNPSVSYTFYSNVVDLASNSDVLVLCCPLTEQTRQIINKEVMLALGKDGIIINVGRGALIDEKELVQCLVKGEIRGAGLDVFEDEPNVPKELFPLDNVVLSPHAAALTLDGFKDLCDYVTKSLDTFFSIKPQVS; this is translated from the exons ATGgctaaggaggaggaggaggaggttccAGCAATCTTGGTGTTGGCTTCTTCATTTGGGATCGACATCAAATCTCAAAACCCTCCAAAATACCGTTTTCTCGAAGCCTTCTCTTCAAACCTCCCACTCCTCCAATTCCTCCAACAACAACAAACCCTCCCTCCCTCTGTCCGCGCTATTATCTGCAACGCGCTAAAGCCGGTCACTGCTGACGTCATCCGGTCACTCCCTTCGCTCGGCTTGATAGTCACCGCCAGCGCCGGTACTGACCACATCGACCTCACCGAGTGCCGCCGCCGCCGCATCCAGGTCGTCAACATCGGTGGACTGTTCACCGCCGACGTTGCTGACATGGCCGTCGTGTTGCTCATTGACGTTCTGTTCAAGATCTCCGCCGGTGACCGCTTCGCTAGGAATTGGGGTCTTTCTAAGCCGTTGGGTTTCCCTTTCGGTTCAAag TTAGGAGGCAAGCGAGTTGGAATTATTGGATTGGGAAGAATTGGTGGGGAAGTTGCTAAAAGGCTAGAAGCCTTTGATTGCATAATTAAGTACCATTCAAGGAACAAGAATCCATCAGTATCATACACTTTCTACTCCAATGTTGTTGATCTTGCTTCTAACAGTGATGTTCTTGTTCTTTGTTGTCCATTAACTGAGCAAACAAGGCAGATAATCAACAAGGAAGTGATGTTAGCATTGGGGAAGGATGGAATCATCATAAATGTTGGAAGAGGAGCTTTAATTGATGAAAAGGAATTGGTGCAGTGTTTGGTGAAAGGGGAAATAAGAGGTGCTGGTTTGGATGTGTTTGAGGATGAGCCTAATGTTCCTAAAGAGCTATTTCCGTTGGACAATGTTGTCCTTTCACCACATGCTGCTGCTTTGACATTAGATGGTTTCAAGGATTTATGTGACTATGTGACAAAGAGTTTAGATACCTTCTTCTCAATTAAACCTCAAGTTTCTTAA